In Schizosaccharomyces osmophilus chromosome 2, complete sequence, the following proteins share a genomic window:
- the pdp3 gene encoding PWWP domain protein, involved in chromatin remodeling: MVTTRAANQSRDTKSKRSNKQANSKKVLKTQNPKKKPKTENSLKNLQKQVRQDRRWSLKKYEPNKKPDEYFKEGKYILVKYSHYPWWPSRIVRREEIPSDILKRLPKYKGLAVQFLPSRDYAIIPVSNVGCLDLYECLYVLESNRFTSHIRQTIEAIAESIKKDCSFSDVEETEEDEEENEQSEDHENEQISSASKAGKGSNDKRTPKRSQDKEKGEISARDSHGRFIRQKVQTVSPILAPPEEVKEELDEEAEKIIHASPKLPVFSLNLQLNQPLSTAELYAQAHYARAKTLLYYRYKLQKILLTFNHYPTESEMTDVHYILEKLENFSGLNAELIENTKLIEFSSQLKKLSDLQLEHRYHFVDRFHILFTYFLRLSNKPISSSLETNR; this comes from the coding sequence ATGGTAACGACAAGAGCTGCAAACCAAAGTCGCGatacaaaatcaaaaagatcaaacaaacaagcgaattcaaagaaagtatTAAAAACGCAAAATCCCAAGAAGAAGCCAAAGACAGAGAACTCGTTAAAGaatcttcaaaagcaaGTTAGGCAGGATCGGCGGTGgtcattgaaaaaatatgaaCCTAATAAAAAGCCGGATGAATACTTTAAAGAAGGGAAGTATATTTTAGTTAAATATAGTCACTATCCATGGTGGCCCTCTAGGATCGTCCGCAGAGAAGAGATACCCTCGGATATATTGAAACGATTACCAAAATACAAGGGGCTAGCAGTACAATTCCTTCCTTCTAGAGACTATGCAATCATTCCAGTGAGTAATGTTGGCTGTTTGGATTTGTATGAGTGTTTATATGTTTTGGAATCAAACCGGTTTACTTCTCATATTAGACAGACCATTGAGGCAATTGCCGAGTCTATCAAGAAAGATTGCTCGTTTTCTGATGTTGAggaaacagaagaagatgaggaagaaaacgaacAATCTGAAGATCATGAAAACGAGCAGATATCTTCAGCATCAAAAGCAGGTAAAGGATCGAATGACAAAAGGACTCCCAAAAGAAGCcaagataaagaaaaaggagaaatCTCAGCTCGTGACTCTCATGGCCGATTTATTCGACAGAAAGTCCAAACGGTTTCCCCAATCCTTGCACCTCCAGAAGAAgtaaaggaagaattggaCGAGGAAGCGGAAAAAATTATCCATGCTTCGCCAAAGCTCCcagtattttctttgaaccTTCAGCTAAATCAGCCTCTTAGTACAGCGGAACTTTACGCTCAAGCCCATTATGCTCGAGCAAAGACGTTACTGTATTACCGATACAAGTTACAAAAAATTCTGCTTACTTTCAATCACTACCCTACTGAATCCGAAATGACCGATGTCCATtatattttggaaaaattagaaaactTTTCAGGTCTGAACGCTGAATTGATTGAAAACACAAAGCTTATTGAGTTTTCTTCTCAATTAAAGAAGCTATCTGACTTGCAACTAGAACATCGATACCATTTTGTTGACAGATTCCACATCCTATTTACCTATTTTTTGAGACTGTCGAACAAACCAATTTCTTCCTCCCTTGAAACGAACCGCTAA
- the gpd2 gene encoding glycerol-3-phosphate dehydrogenase Gpd2, whose translation MSGASFNRLSALSHTLQKQFTSKRVSVGVIGSGNWGTAIAKICGENAEAHPELFHPQVHMWMYEENVEHLGETRKLTEIFNSTHENIKYLKGVQCPSNVYANPDIRDVGARSDVLIWVLPHQFVVRVCDQLKGHLKKDAVAISCIKGVSVSADRVRLFSDIIQERTGMYCGVLSGANIASEVAKEKFCETTIGYDPDNSVNPLYTPNTIRSVFNRPYFRVQVVKDVPGVALGGALKNIVAVAAGIIDGLELGDNTKSAIMRIGLAEMQKFGAMFFDCDRLTMSEESCGIADLITTCLGGRNRKCAVAFVKTGKPMHVLENELLNGQKLQGAATAKEVHEFLEHQNKVDEFPLFKAVYNIVFKNLPPNKLLEAI comes from the coding sequence ATGAGTGGAGCATCTTTTAATCGTCTTAGTGCTTTGTCACATAcccttcaaaaacaattcacATCCAAGCGTGTTTCTGTTGGAGTTATCGGCTCTGGTAATTGGGGTACTGCCATCGCAAAAATATGCGGAGAAAATGCTGAAGCTCATCCGGAACTCTTTCATCCTCAAGTTCACATGTGGATGTATGAAGAAAACGTCGAACACCTTGGCGAAACTCGCAAACTTACCGAGATATTTAATTCGACTcatgaaaatataaagtATCTGAAGGGTGTTCAGTGTCCCTCTAATGTTTATGCCAACCCCGATATTCGCGACGTTGGAGCCAGAAGTGATGTCCTTATATGGGTCCTTCCCCATCAGTTCGTTGTGCGAGTCTGCGATCAACTAAAAGGTCACTTGAAGAAAGATGCCGTTGCTATTTCTTGTATCAAAGGAGTCTCAGTCAGTGCCGACCGGGTTCGTCTTTTTTCGGACATCATTCAGGAACGTACCGGTATGTACTGTGGTGTTCTTTCCGGAGCAAACATCGCCAGTGAGGtagcaaaggaaaaattttGTGAAACAACTATTGGGTACGATCCTGATAATTCAGTAAATCCTTTATATACTCCTAACACCATACGTTCTGTGTTCAATCGACCCTACTTCCGTGTTCAAGTAGTCAAAGATGTTCCCGGTGTAGCTTTAGGTGGTGCCTTGAAGAACATCGTCGCCGTTGCTGCTGGTATTATTGATGGACTTGAACTGGGCGATAATACAAAATCGGCCATTATGAGAATTGGCCTTGCAGAAATGCAAAAGTTTGGTGCTATGTTTTTTGATTGTGATCGTCTTACAATGAGTGAAGAATCTTGTGGTATTGCCGATTTGATCACCACTTGTCTTGGTGGTCGTAACCGTAAATGTGCTGTTGCTTTTGTTAAAACTGGCAAGCCTATGCATGTATTGGAGAACGAGCTTCTGAATGGCCAAAAGTTGCAAGGTGCAGCTACTGCTAAAGAAGTTCACGAATTTTTGGAGCATCAAAATAAGGTGGATGAATTTCCTCTTTTCAAAGCCGTGTACAATATTGTCTTTAAAAATCTTCCTCCGAATAAACTACTGGAAGctatttaa
- the rfc2 gene encoding DNA replication factor C complex subunit Rfc2, producing MSFFVPRSKQTEQESKKSVPWVELYRPKSLDQVSSQEATIQVLKKTLLSSNLPHMLFYGSPGTGKTSTILALARELFGPQLMKSRILELNASDERGISIIRDKVKTFAKTTVSNSVDGYPCPPFKIIILDEADSMTQDAQAALRRTMEMYAKITRFCLICNYMTRIIDPLASRCSKYRFKPLDSENITKRLELIATDQNVQMETGVIDALVEYSGGDMRKAITFLQSAATLHQGSPITVASIVELAGAVPLNIIRTLLDTAYTKNILKIEAMTREIEAEGYSTGIVLSQLHDVLLSEETLSSPAKHKIFLKLSEVDKRLTDGADESLQLLDLLSFISVVA from the exons ATGTCCTTCTTTGTTCCAAGGTCGAAGCAAACTGAACAGGAATCGAAGAAATCGGTCCCTTGGGTAGAATTATA TCGTCCCAAATCTTTAGACCAAGTTTCTTCTCAGGAAGCTACTATCCAGGTGCTAAAAAAGACTTTATTGTCCAGCAATTTACCACACATGCTCTTCTATGGCTCTCCTGGTACAGGAAAAACTTCAACTATTTTAGCCTTGGCTCGAGAGCTCTTTGGGCCTCAGCTTATGAAGTCAagaattttggaattaaaTGCTTCTGATGAGCGAGGTATCTCCATTATTCGAGACAAGGTGAAAACTTTCGCCAAGACAACTGTTTCAAATTCAGTAGATGGGTATCCATGCCCTccttttaaaattattattCTTGATGAGGCTGATTCAATGACTCAAGACGCTCAAGCAGCTCTTCGTCGAACCATGGAAATGTATGCAAAAATTACCAGATTCTGTTTAATCTGTAATTATATGACTAGAATTATCGATCCTCTAGCCAGTCGTTGTAGTAAGTATCGCTTTAAGCCTTTGGATTCAGAAAATATCACTAAAAGGCTTGAACTTATTGCAACAGATCAAAATGTCCAAATGGAAACCGGTGTTATTGATGCCCTCGTAGAATATTCTGGCGGTGATATGAGAAAGGCTATTACATTTTTACAGAGTGCCGCTACTCTTCATCAGGGAAGCCCAATCACTGTAGCAAGTATCGTTGAACTCGCAGGAGCTGTTCCTTTAAATATTATTCGTACTTTGCTTGATACAGCGTacacaaaaaatattttaaagattGAAGCTATGACACGCGAAATAGAAGCAGAAGGTTATTCAACCGGAATTGTTTTATCACAGCTGCATGATGTTTTATTAAGTGAAGAAACACTCAGCAGTCCAGCAAAGCACaaaattttcttaaaaTTATCAGAAGTCGATAAGCGTCTTACTGATGGAGCCGATGAATCACTTCAATTATTAGACCTTCTCTCCTTTATTTCAGTTGTTGCTTAA
- a CDS encoding Rab GAP, which yields MESLESVNANSGSTVRKSWWWSTKRKGYQAPGPSKSSSSGRRSSDEIIPDELVVLDESSLCNVPMELPTGVSNDTASKSFSKLSREDQMLSLRLNSVHESMFKKVPRQFTDALLDPGPPSKEKQAVLSVGRPSWLPPKSKAEEKQHLREFEQIRRTALKHDKLNEKEKIKKMEQQRKKNQHLVEFWDRYIFRYWPDSLTSSKVAGIWREGIPFRIRGKAWQKVIGNHLQLDYQTFFLACESAKKLAHSNENDQTQDINMFSHDKSALEVDIESTIPHLHLFQKGEALHNDLIQLVSAFSAYRYNVRYVPGSTFVGALVLLNMNLTSAFNAMVNLLDRPFMHAVYTQDKEALASFTNLFLSSLKKSLPELATHFQFTLQIQPDEYLYPLLQRFFIPMNSVDISSRIMDCYLFEEDPFLIKVLVALFSQLKYKLLENDFRLLQNTLFYQPWELGKEDEFMKKVFEASIS from the coding sequence atGGAATCATTGGAAAGCGTCAACGCAAATAGTGGATCTACGGTGAGGAAGAGCTGGTGGTGGAgcacaaaaagaaagggaTACCAGGCTCCAGGTCCTTCAAAAAGTAGCTCATCTGGAAGGCGATCATCAGATGAAATCATTCCAGACGAATTAGTTGTCCTGGATGAGTCTTCTTTATGTAACGTTCCTATGGAGCTTCCTACAGGTGTATCCAATGATACAGCTtcgaaaagtttttctaAACTTTCTCGCGAAGACCAGATGCTTAGTTTACGACTAAACTCTGTTCACGAATCAATGTTCAAAAAAGTCCCGCGTCAATTTACAGATGCCCTTCTTGATCCCGGTCCTCCGAGTAAGGAAAAGCAAGCTGTTCTTTCCGTTGGTAGACCCTCTTGGCTTCCTCCCAAATCGAAGGCGGAAGAAAAGCAACACCTCCGAGAATTTGAACAAATCAGGAGAACTGCTTTAAAGCATGataaattaaatgaaaaggaaaagattaaaaaaatggaaCAGCAGcggaaaaagaatcaacaCCTAGTTGAATTTTGGGATCGTTACATATTTCGTTATTGGCCTGATAGCCTTACATCCTCCAAAGTTGCTGGTATTTGGAGAGAAGGCATTCCTTTTCGTATTCGTGGCAAGGCATGGCAAAAAGTAATTGGAAACCACTTGCAGTTAGATTATCaaactttctttcttgcaTGCGAAAGTGCGAAAAAACTTGCGCATTCTAATGAAAATGACCAGACCCAAGATATTAATATGTTCAGCCATGATAAGAGCGCCCTCGAAGTAGATATTGAAAGCACGATACCTCACTTACATTTATTCCAAAAAGGAGAGGCCCTTCACAATGATCTGATACAATTAGTATCAGCGTTCTCGGCATATCGATACAACGTCCGCTATGTTCCTGGTAGTACCTTTGTTGGAGCCTTGGTATTGCTGAATATGAATTTAACATCTGCTTTCAATGCGATGGTTAACCTTTTAGATCGTCCTTTTATGCATGCCGTTTACACTCAGGATAAAGAAGCATTAGCTTCGTTTACAAATTTGTTTCTGAGCTCGTTAAAGAAATCACTTCCAGAATTGGCAACCCATTTTCAATTCACTTTACAGATTCAGCCAGACGAGTATTTATATCCTTTATTGCAAAGATTTTTCATTCCCATGAACTCGGTAGACATTTCTTCTCGAATTATGGATTGTTATttgtttgaagaagatcCATTCTTGATTAAAGTGCTTGTGGCATTGTTTTCACAGTTGAAATATAAGTTGCTGGAAAACGATTTTCGTTTGTTGCAAAATACTTTGTTTTATCAGCCTTGGGAGCTTGGTAAAGAGGATGagtttatgaaaaaggtttttgaagcttcTATCTcttaa